One window of Leptotrichia sp. oral taxon 498 genomic DNA carries:
- a CDS encoding TraG/VirB4 family ATPase — translation MKDKNKKRNFFVSENFNDKFKLTATNDSVNFYIPYRRMIDKNTLLLKNGGFARIFEIINKDLDYVDDIDKILENLNETLKEVDSGVIFHYETQKIPIKREEEKISDFSPIPTIIGHKMRSELFKKKKFYKIRHYLTISYLYDYTKEKNIDEFLFNEGIFKKKDYLKQFDNLIKEFNRKLEDILFRLEYAVLDIKVLENSELLNFLYRTINPNLPLVNLKVPPLSFPIDEWLSCSQMKIENGAIKANDSYTKVVSIKLFSSEVVPQIFSELEKLKFSFRSVTRLIGLSKEEAISSIKNIEKYQFGKRYNMIQIVLNAFNNTRGNIDNGNENRIKKTYEAKYAREELEADKVSYGYYTFTVIISDKNLKKLNEKVNLVIRIINRHGFTCLDDKLNVKDAYFGAMPSNIKQNMRKSPMNSKSLGYMLPISSVFEGNDWDERINAPNLFDTITNDRIFHFNNKVDKDVGHTLVLGPTGKGKSVLLGTMVLNFLKYESKVFSDKNGKNYEKSPAQVFVFDKGASSKVLTMASGGRFYDLGSENHMAFQPLRNIHKLKNMEFAMDWVMGLIAQEDENLAKDVVNRKKIYDALISLSKMEVKMRTISTLVKLVQIQKLKEALRVYSQEGIYGSYFDNNSDVMEDTNFLTFEMGAIMEKPKVLLPILEYLFFKIESEKLGKDIPTLIILDECWVFLRHERMKAKIEEWLKVLRKANAEVVFATQSLNDIEKSSIAATIKDACMTKIFLPNENALSTHKKLYEGYNLSQIAISTLDKAFGQRQYLYNSKYGTRLFELNLSKLELAYVGAGDDTSKSVIENLSNIYLEKYSKIDEKDKYLKNLNKDYLKYKYEENKISFEDLQIANKILEK, via the coding sequence ATGAAAGATAAAAATAAAAAAAGAAATTTTTTTGTTTCTGAAAATTTTAATGACAAATTTAAATTGACTGCAACTAATGACAGCGTGAATTTTTATATTCCGTATAGAAGAATGATTGATAAAAATACACTTTTACTGAAAAATGGAGGATTTGCCAGAATTTTTGAAATTATTAATAAAGATTTGGACTATGTTGATGATATTGATAAAATTTTAGAAAATTTGAATGAAACATTGAAGGAAGTCGATAGCGGAGTTATTTTTCACTATGAAACGCAAAAAATCCCAATAAAAAGAGAAGAAGAAAAAATAAGTGATTTTTCTCCAATTCCTACGATTATTGGTCATAAAATGCGAAGTGAGCTTTTTAAAAAGAAAAAATTTTATAAAATTCGTCATTATTTGACAATTTCATATTTGTATGATTACACAAAAGAAAAAAATATTGATGAATTTTTGTTTAACGAAGGAATTTTTAAGAAAAAAGATTATTTGAAACAATTTGATAATTTGATTAAAGAATTTAACAGAAAATTGGAAGATATTTTATTTAGGCTTGAGTATGCAGTTTTAGACATTAAAGTTTTGGAAAATAGTGAATTGTTAAATTTTTTATACAGAACGATAAATCCAAATTTGCCATTAGTTAATTTGAAAGTTCCACCGTTAAGTTTTCCAATTGATGAATGGTTAAGCTGTTCACAGATGAAAATTGAAAATGGTGCAATTAAAGCAAACGATTCGTATACAAAAGTTGTGAGTATAAAATTATTTTCAAGCGAAGTCGTCCCACAAATATTTTCAGAACTTGAAAAATTAAAATTTTCGTTTAGAAGTGTGACTAGATTAATTGGACTTTCTAAAGAAGAAGCGATTTCTTCAATAAAAAATATTGAAAAATATCAGTTTGGAAAAAGATACAATATGATTCAAATTGTTTTGAATGCGTTTAATAACACTCGTGGGAATATTGACAACGGGAATGAGAATAGAATTAAAAAAACTTATGAAGCAAAATATGCAAGAGAGGAGCTCGAAGCGGACAAGGTTTCTTATGGATATTACACTTTTACTGTGATAATTTCAGACAAGAATTTGAAAAAATTAAACGAAAAAGTTAATTTAGTCATTAGAATTATAAATCGCCATGGTTTTACTTGCTTAGATGATAAATTAAATGTAAAAGATGCTTATTTTGGGGCAATGCCGTCCAATATAAAGCAAAATATGAGAAAGAGTCCAATGAATTCTAAGTCGCTAGGATATATGCTTCCAATTTCTTCAGTTTTTGAAGGGAATGACTGGGATGAACGTATAAATGCGCCAAATTTGTTTGACACGATAACGAATGACAGAATTTTTCATTTTAATAACAAAGTTGATAAAGATGTTGGACATACGCTTGTGTTGGGACCTACGGGAAAAGGAAAATCTGTTTTGCTAGGAACGATGGTTCTAAATTTTTTGAAATATGAAAGTAAAGTTTTTAGCGATAAAAATGGTAAAAATTATGAGAAAAGTCCTGCACAAGTTTTTGTCTTTGATAAAGGAGCGTCATCAAAAGTTTTGACAATGGCTTCAGGTGGCAGATTTTATGATTTAGGAAGTGAAAACCACATGGCGTTTCAGCCACTCAGAAATATTCATAAGTTAAAAAATATGGAATTTGCGATGGATTGGGTGATGGGACTTATTGCACAGGAAGATGAAAATTTAGCAAAAGATGTGGTGAATCGGAAAAAAATATATGATGCATTGATTTCACTATCTAAAATGGAAGTCAAAATGCGTACAATTAGTACACTTGTAAAACTTGTGCAAATTCAAAAATTAAAGGAAGCATTAAGAGTTTATTCACAAGAGGGAATTTATGGGAGTTATTTTGATAATAACAGTGATGTGATGGAAGATACAAATTTTTTAACTTTTGAAATGGGAGCAATTATGGAAAAACCTAAAGTGCTTTTGCCAATTTTGGAATATTTGTTTTTTAAAATCGAAAGTGAAAAATTGGGAAAAGATATTCCAACTTTGATTATTCTTGATGAATGCTGGGTATTTTTGCGTCATGAAAGAATGAAGGCAAAAATTGAAGAGTGGCTAAAAGTTTTAAGAAAAGCAAATGCTGAAGTTGTTTTTGCGACACAGTCATTAAATGATATAGAAAAATCAAGTATAGCTGCTACAATAAAAGATGCATGCATGACAAAAATATTTTTGCCAAATGAAAATGCGCTAAGTACGCACAAAAAACTTTATGAAGGTTACAATCTTTCACAGATTGCAATTTCCACGTTAGATAAAGCATTTGGACAAAGGCAGTATCTTTATAATTCCAAATATGGAACAAGACTTTTTGAGCTGAATTTGTCAAAACTTGAATTGGCATATGTCGGAGCTGGAGATGATACATCAAAGTCAGTGATAGAAAATTTGTCAAATATTTATTTGGAAAAATATTCAAAAATAGACGAGAAAGATAAATATTTAAAAAATTTAAATAAAGATTATTTAAAATATAAATATGAAGAAAATAAAATAAGTTTTGAAGATTTACAAATTGCAAATAAAATATTAGAAAAATAA
- a CDS encoding type IV secretory system conjugative DNA transfer family protein has product MFNLVILIFYFILKNKKRKNDSHGSAKWGGIEEIDFKPGKDKYFGVSLKSDKGVVLGRFNGITLRDNNKTHICVTAPTRTGKGVSIIIPTLIDSWNESVVVLDIKGENYQLTSGARKEKFDNLILRFAPKSKNSCGYNPLGEVRFLTEYEMEDVRLIVDIIMQDDSGGGKDPYWNNSAADLLIGMIFYVMYKKFLQNPKFLFENGEKKPVSSASMADVVDFITDPNYTAPIKEIILQKAQEEDMIEKFGKDEEIKEYVRNKLFQMYPNDAEIIRGGRHPKAARYLMEKGNLPEQTLGSVIGSAKVKLSIFEIPVVKENTDHSDFRIFDLMNYKKPVSLYLVVPPADITSLSPLIKILLLQMVNILTPEIDYINKKGHKWRMLLLLDEFPAIGKLEILEKGIGYVAGYGMKMMLILQSLDQLFKIYGKENGFLSNCQTQVFYTSNDETTSNYVSKLLGKETVEQFTQSNKTIGTIIKSESQQFLGKDLLTPDEVGRFPSDKIIVKLAGRNPIKSDKIVYFEEKEYSDLTKIPYIYTESCYDKEKQYIKLSEEQQKKYKDYSYNYIPYKVALKNMKKNVKKIYNEIKILEQNIEKLDKKELEEYKRSRENYIKNSKGIKKYIEIYNKIQKEDFLKKENKKDKKERKLSFSKSKKSNIKINDKEEIYEVDDLINNINFKNIFKNNSKN; this is encoded by the coding sequence ATGTTTAATTTAGTAATTTTAATTTTTTACTTTATTTTAAAAAATAAAAAAAGAAAAAATGATTCACATGGTTCAGCAAAATGGGGTGGTATTGAAGAAATTGACTTTAAACCAGGAAAAGATAAATATTTTGGTGTGAGCTTAAAATCTGATAAAGGTGTGGTTTTGGGAAGATTTAATGGAATAACTTTGCGAGATAATAATAAAACTCATATTTGTGTTACAGCGCCAACTCGAACAGGAAAAGGAGTTTCTATTATAATTCCGACACTTATTGATTCTTGGAATGAAAGTGTTGTCGTACTTGATATTAAAGGGGAGAATTATCAGCTTACTTCAGGTGCTAGAAAAGAAAAATTTGATAATTTAATTTTAAGATTTGCTCCAAAATCAAAAAATTCGTGTGGATATAATCCGCTTGGAGAAGTCAGATTTTTGACTGAATACGAAATGGAAGATGTGAGACTTATTGTCGATATAATTATGCAAGATGACAGCGGCGGAGGAAAAGATCCTTATTGGAATAATTCGGCGGCAGATTTGTTAATTGGAATGATTTTTTATGTGATGTATAAAAAATTTTTGCAAAATCCAAAATTTCTTTTTGAAAATGGCGAAAAAAAGCCAGTATCTAGTGCAAGTATGGCAGATGTGGTCGATTTTATAACAGATCCAAATTACACGGCACCAATAAAAGAAATAATTTTACAAAAGGCGCAGGAAGAAGATATGATAGAAAAATTTGGAAAAGATGAAGAAATTAAAGAATATGTCAGAAATAAATTATTTCAAATGTATCCGAATGATGCTGAAATAATTAGAGGAGGAAGACATCCAAAAGCAGCAAGATACCTTATGGAAAAAGGAAATTTGCCAGAGCAGACTTTAGGTTCTGTAATTGGCTCAGCAAAAGTTAAACTTTCGATTTTTGAAATTCCAGTTGTAAAAGAGAATACAGATCACAGCGATTTTAGAATTTTTGACTTAATGAATTACAAAAAGCCAGTATCACTTTATTTAGTTGTACCACCTGCTGATATAACTTCGCTTTCGCCATTAATAAAAATACTTTTGCTGCAAATGGTAAATATTCTTACTCCAGAAATAGATTATATCAATAAAAAAGGACATAAATGGAGAATGCTTTTGCTTTTAGATGAATTTCCAGCAATTGGAAAGTTGGAAATTTTGGAAAAGGGAATTGGGTATGTAGCTGGTTATGGGATGAAAATGATGTTAATTCTCCAGTCGCTGGATCAGTTATTTAAAATTTATGGAAAGGAAAATGGTTTTTTGTCAAATTGCCAGACACAAGTTTTTTATACTTCAAATGATGAAACTACTTCAAATTATGTTTCAAAACTTTTGGGTAAAGAAACGGTGGAGCAGTTTACTCAGTCAAATAAGACAATTGGAACGATTATAAAATCTGAAAGTCAGCAATTTCTGGGAAAAGATTTACTTACGCCAGATGAAGTTGGAAGATTTCCGAGTGATAAGATAATAGTTAAACTTGCTGGAAGAAATCCAATAAAAAGCGATAAAATTGTCTATTTTGAGGAAAAAGAGTACAGTGATTTGACAAAGATTCCATATATTTACACAGAAAGTTGTTATGATAAAGAAAAACAATATATAAAACTTTCTGAAGAACAGCAAAAAAAATATAAAGATTATTCGTATAACTACATTCCTTACAAAGTTGCGCTAAAAAATATGAAAAAAAATGTAAAAAAAATTTATAACGAAATAAAAATATTGGAACAAAATATTGAAAAACTTGATAAGAAAGAGCTGGAAGAATATAAGAGAAGTAGAGAAAATTATATAAAAAATAGTAAAGGAATAAAAAAATATATTGAAATTTATAACAAAATTCAAAAAGAAGATTTTTTAAAAAAAGAAAATAAAAAAGATAAAAAAGAAAGAAAACTATCTTTTTCAAAAAGTAAAAAAAGTAATATTAAAATTAATGATAAAGAAGAAATATATGAAGTTGATGATTTGATAAATAATATTAATTTTAAAAATATATTTAAAAATAATTCTAAAAACTAA
- a CDS encoding type IV secretion system protein, translating into MNIKEIKKISEKYEFGNLNNSKGMKTSVEMMYHSTVKIQKYLKILHFIIICLTLTNFATLLGLIYRSVKNPYIPYVIRVDKENSVNGQILNTKNSDNQNVDEKLVEYFLVDFVKKIRTVYRDSEFYKGQTKEKMAFVNNLAKAKIEDFIANKTNTNEVLRMQKSISVEIESFVKIDKDKYQVNFKETTYSQNGTPEKETKYTMVAFLDKVAVNSNAMVRLNPLGLIIKDVEFGNVSQNILQNPIPIQQNNGNSLKFNQNPRTQNIEIEPMENQNSQ; encoded by the coding sequence GTGAATATAAAAGAAATAAAAAAAATTAGTGAGAAATATGAATTTGGAAATTTAAATAATTCCAAAGGTATGAAGACATCTGTTGAAATGATGTATCATTCAACTGTAAAAATTCAAAAATATTTGAAAATATTACATTTTATAATAATTTGTTTAACTTTGACAAATTTTGCAACACTTCTAGGATTAATTTATAGAAGTGTAAAAAATCCTTATATTCCTTATGTTATAAGAGTTGATAAAGAAAATTCCGTCAATGGGCAAATCTTGAATACTAAAAATTCTGATAATCAAAATGTTGATGAAAAATTAGTTGAATATTTTTTGGTTGATTTTGTAAAAAAAATAAGAACTGTTTACAGGGATAGCGAATTTTATAAAGGACAGACAAAAGAAAAAATGGCATTTGTAAATAATTTGGCAAAAGCAAAAATTGAAGATTTTATTGCTAATAAAACTAACACAAATGAAGTTTTGAGAATGCAAAAATCAATTTCTGTTGAAATTGAGAGTTTTGTTAAAATAGACAAGGACAAATATCAAGTCAATTTTAAGGAAACGACTTATTCGCAAAATGGGACACCTGAAAAAGAAACTAAGTATACAATGGTAGCTTTTTTGGATAAAGTTGCAGTTAATTCAAATGCGATGGTCAGATTAAATCCATTGGGACTTATAATAAAAGATGTGGAATTTGGAAATGTGAGTCAAAATATTTTGCAAAATCCAATTCCGATTCAACAAAATAATGGGAACTCTTTAAAATTTAACCAAAATCCTAGAACTCAAAATATAGAAATAGAACCGATGGAAAATCAAAATTCGCAGTAG
- a CDS encoding ATPase, T2SS/T4P/T4SS family — protein sequence MEEIKVFFKEIEKENKKTKMEVLEKNPDNIGLEDLSYITTYDSIFSKLPYRYKQIIKVREDSEVIFSQFGKEIMTLLKDKNINEINLNQDGFIRVDMFGKGKFKTDIILETDRAENMIKLIADYNHAIISEEEPILSTNLPTGERIECLMGDIVKGQPVFSLRKRPSKIFPLTDYVNTGKLLEEYRKKLVEEIHNGANILIAGGVGTGKTTLANACINELRGTKKRIIIIEDTPEIICDCDNKVELTTSKYVKLADLLKTSMRLNGDTVIVGESRTGEEVDILLKIWNSGAKGGFNTIHADDSQSALKKMEQYMLSITSVPQIEEIIQAVNIVITVKKKMDSSNYISEIMRVKGYDYKNKKYILEDLIN from the coding sequence ATGGAAGAGATAAAAGTTTTTTTCAAAGAAATTGAAAAAGAAAATAAAAAGACTAAAATGGAAGTTTTGGAAAAAAATCCTGACAATATTGGACTTGAAGATTTGAGTTATATTACAACTTATGATTCAATTTTTTCAAAATTGCCATATAGATATAAACAAATTATTAAAGTTAGAGAAGACAGCGAAGTTATATTTTCACAATTTGGAAAAGAGATTATGACGCTTTTAAAAGATAAAAACATCAATGAAATTAATTTAAATCAAGATGGATTTATAAGAGTGGATATGTTTGGAAAGGGGAAATTTAAGACAGATATAATTTTGGAGACAGATCGGGCGGAAAATATGATAAAGTTAATTGCTGATTATAATCATGCCATAATTTCTGAAGAAGAGCCAATTTTATCGACAAATCTTCCAACTGGTGAAAGAATTGAGTGTCTAATGGGTGATATTGTAAAAGGTCAGCCTGTTTTTTCACTGCGAAAAAGACCGTCTAAAATTTTTCCGCTGACTGATTATGTAAATACTGGAAAACTTTTGGAAGAATATAGAAAAAAACTTGTGGAAGAAATACATAATGGAGCAAATATTTTAATTGCTGGAGGAGTTGGAACTGGAAAAACTACTCTTGCAAATGCTTGTATCAATGAATTAAGAGGGACAAAAAAGCGAATAATTATAATTGAAGATACGCCTGAAATTATATGCGACTGTGACAATAAAGTGGAACTTACAACTTCAAAATATGTGAAACTTGCTGATTTATTGAAAACTTCAATGCGGCTTAATGGAGATACTGTTATTGTTGGGGAATCAAGAACTGGAGAAGAAGTTGATATTTTGCTAAAAATTTGGAATTCTGGTGCGAAAGGAGGATTTAACACAATTCATGCTGACGACAGTCAATCTGCATTAAAAAAGATGGAGCAGTATATGCTCTCGATAACTTCTGTTCCACAAATTGAAGAAATAATACAAGCTGTAAATATTGTGATTACTGTAAAGAAAAAAATGGATAGCAGTAATTATATAAGTGAAATAATGAGAGTAAAAGGCTATGACTATAAAAATAAAAAGTATATTTTGGAAGATTTAATTAATTGA
- a CDS encoding C40 family peptidase, translating into MKKIIFVFFITTVLSFTNGLRFMMEKDKIDNLNLKNSQSEKEISEIGDVGIKSLETNLNTDIKLINNQKNKKTLLNNLLNKIVKESNTYLGTPYLWGGTTRNGIDCSAFVKNVYLSIGIKLPRVSQNQAKVGKTITLDKIRKGDLIFFETDKNRPNTVSHVGIYLGSGNLIHASSKNKKVVIVPLNQGYFLSKIVIIKRIVDVL; encoded by the coding sequence ATGAAAAAAATAATTTTTGTTTTTTTTATAACAACCGTTTTATCTTTTACAAACGGCTTGCGATTTATGATGGAAAAAGATAAGATTGATAATTTAAATTTAAAAAATTCTCAATCTGAAAAAGAAATTTCTGAAATTGGAGATGTTGGTATAAAATCTCTTGAAACGAATTTAAATACAGATATAAAATTGATTAACAATCAAAAAAATAAAAAAACTTTATTAAACAATTTGCTCAACAAAATAGTAAAAGAATCGAATACTTACTTGGGAACGCCGTATTTATGGGGTGGGACCACAAGAAATGGAATTGACTGTTCGGCTTTTGTAAAAAATGTTTATTTATCGATAGGAATTAAACTTCCAAGAGTTTCACAAAATCAAGCAAAAGTTGGAAAAACTATTACGCTAGACAAGATAAGAAAAGGCGATTTGATTTTTTTTGAAACAGATAAAAATCGTCCAAATACAGTTTCACATGTGGGAATCTATTTAGGAAGCGGAAATTTAATTCACGCTTCCAGTAAAAATAAAAAAGTTGTCATCGTTCCACTTAATCAAGGATATTTTTTATCAAAAATCGTTATAATAAAAAGGATTGTAGATGTTTTATAA